Proteins co-encoded in one Fundulus heteroclitus isolate FHET01 unplaced genomic scaffold, MU-UCD_Fhet_4.1 scaffold_53, whole genome shotgun sequence genomic window:
- the gpr39 gene encoding G-protein coupled receptor 39 — protein sequence MAEANATDGTIDWRKLEPTASVKVFMTVLYSLMLVTGIVGNSVTIRAAQVLKRNGYLQKNVTDHMVSLASSDLLVLLIGMPVELYSAIWFPFGSASGNVSCKIYNFLFEACSYATILNVATLSFERYVAICHPFRYKALGGRRTSALITFAWVASMLVALPLLIATGTQGHIPTREDKPVQNLSFCTNLREHWVMYRASIFGAFVLYLIVLTSVAFMCRAMILVLKKPLGSVDRGINGTQRPAKHQSEVAKTARKQTIIFLGLIVGSLMLCWLPNQIRRLMMAAVPKSDWTLSFFWSYVTLHLVADTFFYLSSVLNPFLYNLSSRQFREVFLQVLRCRLTIEHVNRRTVRPSPASSARSLRPLLMKSLRHGRPGRTTVQEKPPPTFTTFQADSGVASCSQTSVTLTEEPGLRTGEPSETEI from the exons ATGGCCGAGGCCAACGCCACCGACGGCACGATCGACTGGAGGAAACTGGAACCCACCGCCTCCGTCAAGGTCTTCATGACGGTGCTGTACAGCCTGATGCTGGTGACGGGCATTGTGGGTAACTCGGTGACCATCAGGGCGGCTCAGGTGCTGAAGCGTAACGGCTACCTGCAGAAGAACGTCACCGACCACATGGTGAGCCTGGCCAGCTCCGACCTGCTGGTGCTCCTCATCGGCATGCCCGTGGAGCTCTACAGCGCCATCTGGTTCCCCTTCGGCTCCGCGTCGGGGAACGTGTCCTGTAAGATCTACAACTTCCTGTTTGAGGCCTGCAGCTACGCCACCATCCTCAACGTGGCCACGCTCAGCTTCGAGCGCTACGTCGCCATCTGCCACCCGTTCCGCTACAAAGCCCTGGGAGGCAGGCGCACCTCGGCTCTCATCACCTTCGCCTGGGTGGCGTCCATGCTGGTCGCCTTGCCGCTGCTGATCGCCACCGGAACCCAGGGCCACATACCGACCCGAGAGGACAAACCGGTCCAGAACCTGAGCTTCTGCACCAACCTGAGGGAGCACTGGGTGATGTACAGAGCGAGCATCTTTGGCGCCTTCGTCCTCTACCTGATCGTGCTGACCTCTGTGGCCTTCATGTGCCGCGCCATGATCCTGGTGCTGAAGAAGCCTCTGGGCTCCGTGGATCGGGGCATCAACGGCACTCAGAGGCCCGCCAAGCACCAAAGTGAAGTGGCCAAGACGGCACGCAAGCAAACAATCATTTTCCTTG GTCTCATCGTGGGATCCCTGATGCTCTGCTGGCTTCCCAACCAGATCCGTCGTCTGATGATGGCCGCCGTACCGAAGTCCGACTGGACCCTCTCCTTCTTCTGGAGCTACGTGACCCTCCACCTGGTGGCCGACACCTTCTTCTACCTGAGCTCCGTCCTCAACCCCTTCCTCTACAACCTGTCCTCCAGACAGTTCAGGGAGGTGTTCCTGCAGGTGCTGCGCTGCCGCCTCACCATCGAACACGTCAACAGGCGCACCGTGCGGCCGTCCCCCGCCTCCTCCGCCCGCTCCCTGCGGCCGCTGCTGATGAAGTCGCTGCGTCACGGCAGGCCCGGCAGAACCACCGTCCAGGAGAAACCTCCACCCACCTTCACCACGTTTCAGGCCGACTCTGGGGTGGCGTCCTGCTCTCAGACGTCCGTCACTCTGACTGAGGAGCCGGGTTTGAGAACCGGAGAACCATCAGAGACAGAAATTTAA
- the LOC105916530 gene encoding solute carrier family 35 member F5, which yields MEWVFVMNRMSSQGSSASQRRRMALGVAILLLVDVIWVASSELTTYIFKRQEYNKPFFSTFTKTSMFVLYLLGFLLWRPWRQQCSGTLKRRQSAFFADAEAYFAPCTTDSTVNNCLSEPLYVPVKFQDAATDPYDCLTADCESSSKKQRVRFSNIMEVRQLPSTQALEAKLSRMSYPAARDQEALLRTVGKLSITDVAKISFFFCFVWFLANLSYQEALSDTQVAIVNILSSTSGLFTLVLAAIFPSNSSDRFTLSKLLAVALSMGGVALVSLSSMESPDEKGVAGSLWSLAGAMLYAVYIVLIKRRVDREDKLDIPMFFGFVGLFNLLLLWPGFLLLHYTGFEAFELPSQLVWTYILINGLIGTVLSEFLWLWGCFLTSSLIGTLALSLTIPLSILADICLQKVRFSWLFFAGAVPVFLSFFIAALLCHYNNWDPVLVGLRRLYTFIFRKHRIHRLADHSEQSESLIPLHTVSPHE from the exons ATGGAGTGGGTGTTCGTCATGAACCGGATGAGCTCTCAGGGCAGCTCTGCGTCCCAGCGCAGGCGCATGGCCCTGGGAGTGGCCATCCTGCTGCTGGTGGACGTCATCTGGGTGGCCTCGTCTGAGCTCACCACG TACATCTTTAAGCGGCAGGAGTACAACAAACCCTTCTTCAGCACCTTCACCAAGACCTCCATGTTCGTGCTGTACCTGCTGGGCTTCCTGCTGTGGCGGCCATGGAGGCAGCAGTGCAGCGGCACGCTCAAACGTCGCCAGTCTGCCTTC TTTGCTGATGCGGAGGCCTACTTCGCTCCCTGCACCACTGACAGCACTGTGAACAACTGCTTG AGCGAGCCTCTGTACGTCCCGGTCAAGTTCCAGGACGCAGCAACGGACCCGTACGACTGTTTGACTGCAGACTGTGAATCCT CCTCCAAGAAGCAGCGGGTCCGTTTCAGTAACATCATGGAGGTGCGTCAGCTGCCGTCCACCCAGGCCCTGGAGGCCAAGCTGTCCCGCATGTCCTACCCGGCAGCCAGGGACCAGGAGGCTTTGCTGCGTACGGTGGGGAAGCTGAGCATCACCGACGTGGCCAAGatcagcttcttcttctgctttgtG TGGTTCCTGGCCAACCTGTCCTACCAGGAAGCTCTGTCGGACACGCAGGTCGCCATCGTCAACATCCTCTCCTCCACCTCAG gcCTCTTTACGCTCGTCTTGGCCGCCATCTTCCCCAGCAACAGCAGCGACCGCTTCACGCTCTCCAAGCTGTTAGCCGTGGCTCTGAG CATGGGAGGCGTCGCCCTGGTGAGTCTGTCCAGCATGGAGAGCCCCGATGAGAAGGGAGTGGCAG GCTCCCTGTGGTCTCTGGCGGGGGCGATGCTCTACGCCGTCTACATCGTTCTGATCAAGAGGAGAGTGGACCGCGAGGATAAGCTCGACATCCCCATGTTCTTTG GCTTCGTGGGTCTCTTcaacctgctgctgctctggcccGGCTTCCTCCTGCTCCACTACACCGGCTTCGAGGCCTTCGAGCTCCCCAGCCAGCTGGTGTGGACCTACATCCTGATAAACGGGCTGATCGGGACGGTTCTGTCAGAGTTCCTGTGGCTCTG GGGATGTTTTCTGACCTCGTCTCTCATCGGGACTCTGGCTTTGAGCCTCACCATCCCTCTCTCCATTTTAGCAGACATCTGTCTGCAGAAG GTGCGTTTCTCCTGGCTGTTCTTCGCCGGAGCCGTTCCCGTCTTCCTCTCCTTCTTCATCGCCGCGCTCTTGTGTCACTACAACAACTGGGACCCCGTCCTGGTGGGGCTGAGGAGGCTCTACACTTTTATCTTCAGGAAACATCGCATTCACAG ACTGGCAGACCACAGCGAGCAGAGCGAGAGCCTCATTCCTCTACACACCGTTTCCCCTCACGAGTGA